In one window of Haliaeetus albicilla chromosome W, bHalAlb1.1, whole genome shotgun sequence DNA:
- the LOC138683602 gene encoding LOW QUALITY PROTEIN: adenosine 5'-monophosphoramidase HINT2-like (The sequence of the model RefSeq protein was modified relative to this genomic sequence to represent the inferred CDS: deleted 1 base in 1 codon) — protein sequence MELQYLEVPLAPEGSGGCHSCKRAQLEDLLGQVTMLQEELDRQRGIREREQGIDAWYCTLSRAERQPALRLRKRKVTQSTAQLKYLYTNARSMGNKQEALEATAQKEQKGAGSSLRTFFLAHKSSRSPCGRGQAATTGKTANRDAGSAGGDLAAQWAPRRAWPSGGSAGATTGVVVAGEIVGARAARPGGATTVFGKITGKALPANVIYEDEERLAFRDLLPQALTLFLVTPKEPIIGLSDAEDSGESLLGHFMIVGKKRAAHLGLTNGFRVVADEGPEGGQSVCHVHRHILGGRQLDWPPG from the exons ATGGAGCTCCAGTACCTGGAAGTCCCCCTAGCACCCGAAGGCAGCGGTGGATGTCATAGCTGCAAGCGTGCCCAGCTGGAAGATCTCCTTGGACAAGTAACTATGCTACAAGAGGAGCTCGACAGGCAGCGCGGTATCCGGGAACGCGAGCAGGGGATCGATGCGTGGTATTGTACGCTGTCCCGGGCTGAGCGACAGCCTGCCTTAAGGCTGCGCAAGAGGAAG GTGACACAGTCGACAGCCCAGCTGAAGTACCTCTAcaccaatgcacgcagcatgggtAACAAACAGGAGGCGTTGGAAGCCACTGCGCAGAAGGAGCAGaagggagctggcagctcttTAAGGACGTTTTTCTTAGCGCACAAGAGCTCTCGATCCCCATGC GGGCGGGGACAAGCGGCAACGACAGGCAAGACAGCCAATCGAGACGCGGGATCGGCCGGCGGCGATCTGGCGGCCCAATGGGCGCCGCGGAGGGCCTGGCCGAGTGGAGGAAGCGCGGGGGCGACAACGGGCGTTGTCGTGGCTGGCGAGATTGTTGGGGCGCGGGCCGCCCGGCCCGGTGGCGCCACTACTGTCTTCGGAAAGATCACCGGCAAGGCGCTT CCCGCCAACGTCATCTACGAGGACGAGGAG CGCCTTGCGTTCCGTGATCTTTTGCCCCAAGCTCTGACGCTTTTCCTAGTCACGCCTAAGGAGCCAATTATCGGGTTATCTGACGCAGAAGATTCTGGTGAATCT cttcttgGGCATTTCATGATTGTTGGCAAGAAGCGTGCTGCTCACCTGGGCCTGACCAATGGATTCCGGGTGGTTGCAGATGAAGGGCCCGAGGGCGGGCAGTCTGTCTGTCACGTACATCGACATATTCTGGGTGGCCGTCAGTTGGACTGGCCGCCTGGCTAA